A stretch of the Acidobacteriota bacterium genome encodes the following:
- a CDS encoding STAS domain-containing protein, translating into MDNDNAQQLVLEPAGRICLGEGLADFQEMLANAVYPPAMCVVLRLAAVTYIDSSGIGEILKLFLELKNHGRDLVLTEVPPPILKIFKSTKLDRVFVIR; encoded by the coding sequence GTGGACAATGACAACGCACAACAGCTTGTCCTCGAACCGGCCGGCCGGATCTGCCTGGGCGAGGGTCTGGCGGACTTTCAGGAGATGCTGGCCAACGCCGTCTACCCGCCCGCCATGTGCGTCGTCCTGCGGCTAGCGGCGGTGACCTACATCGACAGCTCCGGCATCGGCGAGATCCTGAAGCTGTTCCTCGAGCTCAAGAACCACGGCCGCGATCTGGTCCTGACTGAGGTCCCCCCGCCGATCCTGAAGATCTTCAAGAGCACCAAGCTCGACCGCGTGTTCGTCATCCGCTGA
- the nadA gene encoding quinolinate synthase NadA, with amino-acid sequence MAGPRHAHLPAAAGIPPELPESIRCLRDRLAGRLLILAHHYVQDEIVALADVVGDSLKLAQAAASRRDAQWIVLCGVRFMAESADILTAPEQAVFMPDAGAGCSMADMADAAAVARCWDDLAALPGRTLPVTYINSAAEIKAFVGRHGGCVCTSSNATHVMRWAFGQADRILFLPDQHLGRNTAHDLGVPPGEVVLWSADGRGDGLDPARLAAARIVLWPGHCCVHQMFKRSHVTHFRRRAPEARIVVHPECAFEVVQAADLAGSTEFIIRTVGEAPPGSHWVVGTELNLVDRLAARHADRRVEPLTRFGARCGSMRRNRLPALRTVLEGLAAGAPPEPVAVPAAVAAPARLALERMLAVTA; translated from the coding sequence ATGGCCGGCCCGCGCCACGCTCACCTGCCGGCGGCAGCCGGCATCCCGCCCGAGTTGCCGGAATCGATCCGGTGCCTGCGGGACCGTCTGGCCGGCCGGCTCCTCATCCTGGCGCACCACTATGTCCAGGATGAGATCGTGGCGCTGGCCGACGTCGTCGGCGATTCCCTCAAACTGGCCCAGGCAGCGGCTTCCCGCCGCGACGCCCAGTGGATCGTCCTTTGCGGCGTGCGCTTCATGGCCGAGAGCGCCGACATCCTCACCGCGCCCGAGCAGGCTGTCTTCATGCCCGACGCCGGCGCCGGCTGCAGCATGGCCGACATGGCCGACGCGGCGGCAGTGGCCCGCTGCTGGGACGATCTGGCGGCGCTGCCGGGACGGACCCTGCCGGTGACCTACATCAACTCAGCGGCCGAGATCAAGGCGTTCGTGGGCCGCCACGGGGGCTGCGTCTGCACGTCGTCCAACGCGACCCACGTCATGCGCTGGGCGTTTGGGCAAGCTGACCGGATCCTGTTTCTGCCCGACCAGCACCTGGGTCGCAACACCGCCCACGACCTCGGCGTCCCCCCCGGCGAAGTGGTCCTCTGGTCCGCCGACGGGCGCGGCGACGGCCTGGATCCGGCACGGCTGGCCGCAGCGCGCATCGTCCTCTGGCCCGGCCACTGCTGCGTCCACCAGATGTTCAAGCGCAGCCACGTGACGCACTTCCGCCGCCGGGCGCCGGAGGCGCGCATTGTCGTCCACCCCGAGTGCGCCTTCGAAGTGGTCCAGGCGGCCGATCTCGCCGGCTCCACCGAGTTCATCATCCGGACAGTCGGCGAAGCGCCGCCCGGCAGCCACTGGGTCGTGGGAACCGAGCTCAACCTGGTGGACCGGCTGGCCGCCCGGCACGCCGACCGGCGGGTGGAGCCGCTGACCCGTTTCGGCGCCCGCTGCGGCTCCATGCGCCGAAACCGGCTGCCGGCGCTGCGGACGGTCCTCGAGGGGCTGGCCGCGGGCGCCCCGCCGGAGCCGGTGGCCGTGCCGGCGGCGGTCGCCGCGCCGGCCCGGCTGGCTCTGGAGCGCATGCTGGCCGTCACGGCGTGA